In a genomic window of Flavobacteriales bacterium:
- the fsa gene encoding fructose-6-phosphate aldolase, with product MKFFIDTASLAQIKEAQDLGVLDGVTTNPSLMAKEGISGEDRVRQHYIDICSIVDGPVSAEVISTDHAGIVREGEALAALHPNIVVKVPMIRDGVKALKHFSSKGIRTNCTLVFSAGQALLAAKAGATFVSPFIGRLDDVSTDGVQLIEQIRLIYDNYGYRTEVLAASIRHPMHIIQCAEVGADVATCPLSAITALFDHPLTTIGLEKFLADHRKAAAVKA from the coding sequence ATGAAGTTCTTCATCGACACCGCGAGCCTCGCGCAGATCAAGGAAGCCCAGGACCTCGGCGTGCTCGACGGCGTGACGACCAATCCATCGCTCATGGCCAAGGAAGGCATCAGCGGTGAGGACCGCGTGCGCCAGCACTACATCGACATCTGCAGCATCGTTGACGGCCCCGTGAGCGCCGAAGTGATCAGCACCGATCACGCCGGCATCGTGCGCGAAGGCGAGGCATTGGCCGCGCTGCACCCCAACATCGTGGTGAAGGTGCCCATGATCCGCGATGGCGTGAAGGCGCTCAAGCACTTCAGCAGCAAGGGCATCAGGACCAACTGCACGCTGGTGTTCAGCGCTGGCCAGGCCTTGCTGGCGGCGAAGGCCGGCGCCACGTTCGTATCGCCCTTCATCGGCCGTTTGGATGACGTGAGCACCGACGGCGTGCAGCTGATCGAGCAGATCCGCTTGATCTATGACAACTACGGCTATCGCACCGAAGTGCTCGCGGCGAGCATCCGCCACCCCATGCACATCATCCAGTGCGCCGAGGTGGGCGCTGATGTGGCCACCTGCCCGCTGAGCGCGATCACCGCGCTGTTCGACCACCCGCTCACCACCATCGGCCTGGAGAAGTTCCTGGCCGATCACCGCAAGGCCGCAGCCGTGAAGGCCTGA